In a single window of the Anaerotruncus rubiinfantis genome:
- a CDS encoding DUF3842 family protein: MTVYVIDGQGGGIGRSLIERLRGEKFGAQIVALGTNSAAAAAMRKAGADAGATGENAVVHCCAKAREEDLIAGPLGIMIANAMYGEISPAMARAVGESDAHKILVPVSRCHASVAGAGEKSLNEYIEDAVRLIQSFREDPKR, translated from the coding sequence ATGACAGTTTATGTGATAGACGGACAGGGGGGTGGAATCGGCCGCAGCCTGATTGAACGTCTGCGCGGTGAAAAATTTGGCGCGCAGATTGTCGCGCTGGGGACGAACTCAGCGGCTGCCGCCGCAATGCGCAAAGCGGGTGCGGACGCTGGCGCGACCGGGGAGAATGCGGTTGTGCACTGCTGTGCGAAAGCGCGGGAAGAGGATCTGATCGCAGGGCCGCTCGGCATCATGATCGCAAACGCCATGTATGGGGAGATTTCGCCTGCGATGGCCCGTGCGGTCGGTGAGAGCGACGCGCATAAGATCCTGGTACCGGTGAGCAGGTGCCATGCGTCGGTGGCGGGCGCGGGGGAAAAATCCCTGAACGAATATATTGAGGACGCGGTGCGGCTGATACAATCTTTTAGAGAAGATCCCAAACGGTAA
- a CDS encoding amino acid ABC transporter substrate-binding protein yields the protein MKKLFAAVLAIMMCVSVAACGGNSAAPASSAAPASSAAEPASEPASEPASSEAASAADTTLPETLVVGLDASFPPMGFMDQNNNVIGVDIDLAKAVCEKLGIGFEAKPIDWDAKDMELSSDKINCIWNGLTITDERLEAYEMSPAYMDNEQVIVVMQDSEIKAKADLAGKTVAAQKDSSGLEALQGDEIYASIKDGVAKEYGNYVDAMTDLEIGRCDAIVMDSIVANYYITMNAKPMVVLEDKMSSEEYGIAFKKGNTALKDAVWGALKELKEEGKIAEISNEWFGRDDMIIIE from the coding sequence ATGAAAAAATTATTTGCTGCTGTTTTAGCGATTATGATGTGCGTTTCCGTTGCGGCCTGTGGCGGCAACAGTGCGGCCCCTGCTTCGAGCGCGGCGCCGGCTTCTTCCGCTGCGGAACCTGCTTCTGAGCCTGCCAGCGAACCCGCTTCCTCGGAAGCAGCGTCCGCCGCCGATACAACCCTGCCGGAAACACTGGTGGTTGGTCTGGACGCCTCTTTCCCCCCAATGGGATTTATGGATCAGAACAACAATGTCATCGGTGTGGATATCGATCTGGCCAAGGCGGTTTGCGAAAAGCTCGGTATCGGCTTTGAGGCAAAACCGATCGATTGGGATGCGAAGGACATGGAGCTTTCCTCTGACAAGATCAACTGCATCTGGAACGGCCTGACGATCACCGACGAACGTCTGGAAGCGTACGAGATGAGCCCAGCCTATATGGACAACGAGCAGGTCATCGTTGTGATGCAAGATTCCGAAATCAAGGCCAAAGCCGATCTCGCTGGCAAGACCGTCGCTGCGCAGAAGGATTCCTCCGGGCTTGAGGCGCTGCAGGGCGATGAGATCTACGCTTCGATTAAAGATGGCGTTGCCAAGGAATACGGCAACTATGTTGATGCGATGACCGATCTGGAAATTGGCCGCTGCGACGCGATTGTCATGGACTCGATCGTTGCGAACTACTACATCACCATGAACGCAAAGCCGATGGTTGTGCTGGAGGATAAGATGTCCTCCGAAGAGTACGGCATTGCTTTCAAGAAGGGCAACACCGCGCTGAAAGATGCTGTCTGGGGCGCCCTCAAGGAGCTCAAAGAAGAGGGCAAGATCGCGGAGATCTCGAACGAGTGGTTCGGCCGCGATGATATGATTATCATTGAATAA
- a CDS encoding amino acid ABC transporter permease, whose product MAWSEIVVVTQALLQGLGTVLTLFFVVMIASMPLGFLLTLASRCRFAPLRWVVNAYIYVMRGTPLMLQLFFIYYGLPFVSDFFKMVLNSAMVCALLGFSLNYAAYFAEIFRGGLLAVDKGQYEASQVLGLSRVQTTVRVILPQMFRVALPSITNESITLIKDTALVFSISVLEILYYAKAAVTRTGNVFPYVIAFLIYLLLNTVLQLFFNWLEKKLDY is encoded by the coding sequence ATGGCTTGGAGCGAAATTGTTGTTGTAACGCAGGCGCTGCTGCAGGGACTTGGGACGGTTTTGACCCTGTTCTTCGTGGTGATGATCGCCTCGATGCCGCTGGGGTTTTTGCTGACTCTGGCGTCGCGGTGCAGGTTTGCGCCGCTGCGGTGGGTGGTGAACGCTTACATCTATGTCATGCGCGGTACGCCGCTCATGCTCCAGCTTTTTTTCATCTATTATGGTTTGCCGTTCGTTTCGGACTTTTTCAAGATGGTGCTCAATTCGGCAATGGTCTGCGCGCTGCTCGGCTTCTCGCTCAACTACGCGGCCTATTTTGCGGAGATCTTTCGCGGAGGTCTGCTCGCGGTGGACAAGGGGCAATATGAGGCTTCGCAGGTACTGGGCCTCAGCCGTGTGCAGACAACGGTGCGCGTGATCCTGCCGCAGATGTTCCGCGTGGCGCTGCCCTCGATCACCAACGAATCAATCACGCTCATCAAGGACACGGCGCTGGTCTTTTCAATCTCGGTGCTGGAGATTCTCTACTACGCCAAAGCGGCCGTGACCCGCACCGGAAACGTGTTCCCATATGTGATTGCGTTCTTGATCTATCTGCTCCTAAACACCGTTCTCCAGCTGTTCTTTAACTGGCTCGAGAAAAAGCTTGATTATTGA
- a CDS encoding amino acid ABC transporter ATP-binding protein, producing the protein MELIRVENLKKGFENVKVLTDVSFTVNKGDVIAVIGPSGAGKSTMLRCIINLEKMDGGTVTVEGEDLIRDGAYATPEKVKTITAKMGMVFQSFNLFPHLSVRKNLTMPFVVVKGATQAQADTRAQSLLEKVGLADKIDTMPGTLSGGQKQRVAIARAMMLNPDILLFDEPTSALDPQLTGEVLNVMRQLAQEHVTMIVVTHEMSFARDVANKVLFMCDGEIAESGTPDELFSHPKDRRTADFLGKVFEG; encoded by the coding sequence ATGGAATTGATCCGTGTGGAAAATTTGAAAAAAGGCTTTGAAAATGTAAAGGTCCTCACCGATGTGAGCTTCACTGTCAATAAGGGTGATGTCATCGCTGTCATCGGTCCGTCAGGCGCGGGCAAAAGTACCATGCTGCGCTGTATCATCAATCTTGAAAAGATGGATGGAGGGACGGTCACGGTGGAAGGGGAGGACCTGATCCGGGATGGAGCCTACGCCACCCCTGAAAAGGTGAAAACCATTACAGCAAAGATGGGGATGGTTTTCCAAAGTTTCAACCTGTTCCCGCATCTTTCGGTGCGCAAAAACCTGACCATGCCGTTTGTGGTGGTGAAAGGCGCGACACAGGCGCAGGCCGACACGCGCGCGCAGTCTCTGCTCGAAAAAGTTGGACTCGCGGACAAGATTGATACGATGCCGGGAACCCTTTCGGGCGGGCAGAAGCAGCGGGTCGCGATCGCACGCGCGATGATGCTGAATCCCGACATCCTGCTGTTCGACGAGCCGACCTCGGCGCTCGATCCGCAGCTGACCGGCGAAGTGCTCAACGTCATGCGGCAGCTGGCACAGGAGCATGTCACGATGATTGTCGTGACCCATGAGATGTCGTTCGCGCGGGATGTCGCGAACAAGGTGCTCTTTATGTGCGACGGAGAGATTGCGGAATCCGGAACGCCGGACGAGCTCTTCAGCCATCCAAAGGATCGCCGGACAGCGGATTTCCTGGGAAAAGTATTCGAGGGATGA
- a CDS encoding DUF4358 domain-containing protein translates to MKKSVTLFLAAILCLGLFAGCGKDTSSSGDGSAQMKDGESVQTVVDKIVDEIGMQMPSDIDDGIYKDLFYIDTAADCEEYYGKMAMTMTSADNVVAIKAKPDKKQTVVDGLTKRLEDVRNSFAQYLPDQSEKAQKGQVIEKGDYVFLLILGSDVEKFDAEMENAVKIINEAFA, encoded by the coding sequence ATGAAAAAATCTGTAACATTGTTTTTGGCGGCAATCCTGTGCTTGGGGCTTTTCGCGGGCTGTGGGAAGGATACTTCCTCATCGGGCGATGGTTCGGCCCAGATGAAGGACGGCGAAAGCGTACAGACGGTTGTGGATAAGATTGTGGATGAGATTGGCATGCAGATGCCCAGCGATATCGACGACGGTATCTATAAGGATCTGTTCTACATCGATACGGCGGCCGACTGTGAGGAATACTATGGCAAGATGGCAATGACCATGACCAGCGCGGACAATGTCGTTGCAATCAAGGCGAAACCTGACAAAAAACAAACGGTTGTCGACGGGTTGACCAAACGCCTGGAGGATGTGCGCAATTCGTTCGCGCAGTACCTGCCCGACCAGAGCGAAAAGGCGCAAAAGGGTCAGGTGATCGAGAAGGGCGACTATGTATTCCTGTTGATTCTGGGCAGCGATGTGGAGAAATTTGACGCGGAAATGGAAAACGCGGTCAAAATCATCAACGAAGCGTTTGCCTAA